The following proteins are encoded in a genomic region of Cellulomonas sp. ES6:
- the murA gene encoding UDP-N-acetylglucosamine 1-carboxyvinyltransferase: protein MTDLLYVHGGTPLSGEITVRGAKNFVSKAMVASLLGETPSELRNVPQIRDVAVVTGLLELHGVRVGADAEAGVLRLDPTDVESAHVADIDAHAGSSRIPILFCGPLLHRLGEAFIPDLGGCRIGDRPINYHLDILRQFGAVVDKRDNGIHIRAPRRLQGTKITLPYPSVGATEQLLLTAVRAEGITELTNAAIEPEIMDLINVLQKMGAIISVDTDRVIRIEGVDRLVGFRHTALADRIEAASWASAALATGGDILVRGATQPEMTTFLNTFRKVGGEFTVDDDGIRFFHPGGDLSSIVLETDVHPGFMTDWQQPLVVALTQAKGLSIVHETVYENRFGFTDALRGMGATIQVYKECLGGRPCRFGQRNFYHSAVVSGPTPLAAADIEVPDLRGGFSHLIAALAAKGTSAVRGISLIDRGYERFTDKLAALGAEFDRG, encoded by the coding sequence ATGACCGATCTGCTGTACGTCCACGGCGGCACGCCCCTGTCGGGCGAGATCACCGTCCGGGGCGCCAAGAACTTCGTCTCGAAGGCGATGGTCGCCTCGCTGCTCGGGGAGACGCCGAGCGAGCTGCGCAACGTCCCGCAGATCCGCGACGTCGCCGTCGTGACCGGCCTGCTGGAGCTGCACGGCGTGCGGGTCGGCGCGGACGCCGAGGCCGGCGTGCTGCGGCTCGACCCGACGGACGTGGAGTCCGCGCACGTGGCCGACATCGACGCGCACGCGGGCTCCAGCCGCATCCCGATCCTGTTCTGCGGGCCGCTGCTGCACCGCCTCGGCGAGGCGTTCATCCCGGACCTGGGCGGCTGCCGGATCGGCGACCGGCCGATCAACTACCACCTCGACATCCTGCGCCAGTTCGGGGCCGTGGTGGACAAGCGCGACAACGGCATCCACATCCGCGCGCCGCGCCGCCTCCAGGGCACGAAGATCACGCTGCCGTACCCCAGCGTCGGGGCCACCGAGCAGCTGCTGCTGACCGCCGTGCGCGCCGAGGGCATCACCGAGCTGACGAACGCCGCCATCGAGCCCGAGATCATGGACCTCATCAACGTCCTGCAGAAGATGGGCGCGATCATCTCGGTCGACACGGACCGGGTCATCCGGATCGAGGGCGTCGACCGGCTCGTCGGGTTCCGGCACACCGCGCTCGCGGACCGGATCGAGGCCGCGTCCTGGGCCTCGGCGGCGCTCGCCACGGGTGGCGACATCCTGGTCCGCGGCGCCACCCAGCCCGAGATGACCACGTTCCTCAACACGTTCCGCAAGGTCGGCGGCGAGTTCACGGTCGACGACGACGGCATCCGGTTCTTCCACCCCGGCGGCGACCTGTCCTCGATCGTGCTCGAGACCGACGTCCACCCCGGCTTCATGACCGACTGGCAGCAGCCGCTGGTCGTCGCGCTGACGCAGGCCAAGGGCCTGTCGATCGTGCACGAGACCGTGTACGAGAACCGGTTCGGGTTCACGGACGCGCTGCGGGGCATGGGCGCGACGATCCAGGTCTACAAGGAGTGCCTGGGCGGCCGGCCGTGCCGGTTCGGGCAGCGCAACTTCTACCACTCGGCCGTCGTCTCGGGCCCGACGCCGCTGGCCGCCGCGGACATCGAGGTGCCGGACCTGCGGGGCGGGTTCAGCCACCTGATCGCGGCGCTGGCCGCGAAGGGCACGTCGGCGGTGCGCGGCATCAGCCTGATCGACCGGGGCTACGAGCGCTTCACGGACAAGCTCGCGGCGCTCGGTGCGGAGTTCGACCGGGGCTGA
- the leuC gene encoding 3-isopropylmalate dehydratase large subunit, with product MAGTLAEKVWENHIVRRGTDGAPDLLYIDLHLVHEVTSPQAFEGLRLAGRKVRRPDLTLATEDHNTPTLDIDLPIADLTSRTQIDTLRSNAKEFGVRLHSLGDADQGIVHQVGPQLGLTMPGLTVVCGDSHTSTHGAFGALAFGIGTSEVEHVLATQTLPLAPFKTMAITVNGSLPLGATAKDIILAVIAKIGTGGGQGYVLEYRGEAIRSLSMEGRMTICNMSIEAGARAGMIAPDRTTFEYLKGRPHAPTGADWDAAVAYWETLRSDDDAVFDAEVVIEAADLEPFVTWGTNPGQGLPLSGSVPVPEQIADANERVAAERAIEYMGLTPGQPLREIAVDTVFIGSCTNGRIEDLRAAAKIVRGKKKADSVRVLVVPSSARVRLQAEAEGLDRIFLDFGAEWRNAGCSMCLGMNPDQLAPGERSASTSNRNFEGRQGKGGRTHLVSPLVAAATAIRGTLSSVSDLGPDVAVPDGSPLDLQPA from the coding sequence ATGGCCGGCACACTGGCGGAGAAGGTGTGGGAGAACCACATCGTGCGGCGCGGCACCGACGGCGCGCCGGACCTGCTCTACATCGACCTGCACCTGGTGCACGAGGTCACCAGCCCGCAGGCGTTCGAGGGCCTGCGGCTCGCCGGCCGGAAGGTCCGCCGCCCGGACCTCACCCTCGCCACCGAGGACCACAACACCCCGACGCTCGACATCGACCTGCCGATCGCCGACCTCACCTCGCGCACGCAGATCGACACGCTGCGCAGCAACGCGAAGGAGTTCGGCGTCCGGCTGCACTCCCTCGGCGACGCGGACCAGGGGATCGTGCACCAGGTCGGCCCGCAGCTCGGCCTGACCATGCCGGGCCTCACCGTCGTGTGCGGCGACTCCCACACGTCGACGCACGGGGCCTTCGGGGCCCTGGCGTTCGGCATCGGCACCTCCGAGGTCGAGCACGTGCTCGCCACCCAGACGCTGCCGCTGGCGCCCTTCAAGACGATGGCGATCACCGTCAACGGCTCCCTGCCGCTCGGCGCCACCGCGAAGGACATCATCCTGGCGGTCATCGCGAAGATCGGGACCGGCGGCGGCCAGGGCTACGTCCTGGAGTACCGCGGCGAGGCCATCCGGAGCCTGTCGATGGAGGGCCGGATGACGATCTGCAACATGTCGATCGAGGCCGGTGCCCGCGCGGGCATGATCGCCCCCGACCGGACCACGTTCGAGTACCTGAAGGGCCGCCCGCACGCCCCCACCGGCGCCGACTGGGACGCCGCCGTCGCGTACTGGGAGACGCTGCGCTCGGACGACGACGCGGTGTTCGACGCCGAGGTCGTCATCGAGGCCGCGGACCTCGAGCCGTTCGTCACCTGGGGCACCAACCCGGGCCAGGGCCTGCCGCTGTCCGGGTCGGTCCCGGTGCCCGAGCAGATCGCGGACGCCAACGAGCGCGTCGCCGCCGAGCGCGCCATCGAGTACATGGGCCTGACGCCCGGCCAGCCGCTGCGCGAGATCGCCGTCGACACGGTGTTCATCGGCTCCTGCACCAACGGCCGCATCGAGGACCTGCGCGCGGCCGCGAAGATCGTGCGCGGGAAGAAGAAGGCCGACTCGGTGCGCGTCCTGGTCGTCCCGTCCTCCGCCCGGGTGCGGCTGCAGGCCGAGGCCGAGGGGCTCGACAGGATCTTCCTCGACTTCGGCGCGGAGTGGCGCAACGCCGGCTGCTCGATGTGCCTGGGCATGAACCCCGACCAGCTCGCGCCGGGGGAGCGGTCCGCGTCGACGTCGAACCGCAACTTCGAGGGCCGGCAGGGCAAGGGCGGCCGGACGCACCTGGTGTCGCCGCTGGTCGCCGCCGCGACCGCCATCCGCGGCACGCTCTCGTCCGTCTCCGACCTCGGCCCCGACGTCGCGGTGCCGGACGGCTCGCCGCTGGACCTCCAGCCGGCCTGA
- a CDS encoding IclR family transcriptional regulator: MDNSSGVGVLDKAASVLNALEAGPATLAQLVNATHLARPTAHRLAVALEHHRLVGRDMQGRFVLGPRLTELASAAGEDRLLAAAGPVLAALRDHTGESAQLYRRQGDQRICVAAAERPIGLRDSIPVGATLTMSAGSAAQILLAWEEPDRLHRGLQGAKFTATILSGVRRRGWAQSVSEREVGVASVSAPVRGQSGRVVAAVSISGPVERLSRQPGRLHAAAVVSAANRLTEVLRRTAE, encoded by the coding sequence ATGGACAACTCTAGCGGAGTCGGCGTGCTGGACAAGGCCGCCTCGGTCCTCAACGCCCTCGAGGCCGGACCCGCCACCCTCGCGCAGCTGGTCAACGCCACCCATCTTGCCCGTCCGACGGCCCACCGTCTGGCCGTTGCGCTCGAGCACCACCGCCTGGTGGGGCGCGACATGCAGGGCAGGTTCGTCCTGGGGCCGCGGCTGACCGAGCTCGCCAGCGCCGCCGGCGAGGACCGGCTGCTCGCCGCGGCCGGCCCGGTGCTCGCCGCCCTGCGCGACCACACCGGGGAGAGCGCGCAGCTTTACCGCCGGCAGGGCGACCAGCGCATCTGCGTGGCCGCCGCCGAGCGCCCCATCGGCCTGCGGGACTCCATCCCCGTCGGCGCGACCCTCACGATGTCCGCCGGCTCCGCCGCCCAGATCCTGCTCGCGTGGGAGGAGCCCGACCGGCTGCACCGCGGCCTCCAGGGCGCCAAGTTCACCGCGACGATCCTGTCCGGCGTCCGCCGCCGCGGCTGGGCGCAGTCGGTGTCCGAGCGCGAGGTCGGCGTCGCGAGCGTCAGCGCCCCGGTGCGCGGGCAGTCCGGCCGGGTCGTCGCGGCCGTGTCGATCTCCGGCCCCGTCGAGCGCCTCTCGCGCCAGCCCGGCCGCCTGCACGCCGCCGCGGTGGTCTCCGCCGCGAACCGTCTCACGGAGGTCCTGCGCCGCACGGCGGAGTGA
- a CDS encoding ANTAR domain-containing protein, giving the protein MSLTTRASSPAERRTTTAPGTFHLLGDDALVWSEPVFRLHGFEPGDVVPSTSLMLAHCHRDDRPALEAVLRAAPPAPGEGRSVRYRLVDASGTERVVLAALAPGLDERHARGSRPAAGGTRTDGSAAPAEHRAQAGIRTEDHSRVDGSPAVECPPAGEGRGLQLLGLLVDLGAEIGATAARRADEMLTAAIASREVIDQAKGAAMLAYGLDGPAAFELLRWHSEHLNVKVRTVAERMLSALPGRRRDTDPRDLLDGALASLVDAGAHADGAGRTADAPAPLVVRHRLDGRSVLVALDGEADAATAPALVAGFADALRAVPPRGMLVVDASHLRRLGPVAALHLARLRRRCDNAGVALRILPPAGGRPEMRGPAARSSM; this is encoded by the coding sequence ATGTCCCTCACCACCCGCGCCTCGTCCCCCGCGGAGCGCCGCACCACCACGGCACCCGGCACCTTCCACCTGCTCGGCGACGACGCCCTCGTCTGGTCCGAGCCCGTCTTCCGCCTCCACGGGTTCGAACCGGGTGACGTGGTCCCGTCGACGTCGCTGATGCTGGCGCACTGCCACCGCGACGACCGTCCCGCCCTGGAGGCGGTGCTGCGCGCCGCGCCCCCCGCGCCCGGCGAGGGACGCAGCGTCCGGTACCGCCTCGTCGACGCGTCGGGCACGGAGCGCGTGGTGCTGGCGGCGTTGGCGCCCGGTCTGGACGAGCGGCACGCGCGCGGGTCCCGCCCCGCGGCCGGCGGGACGCGGACCGACGGGTCCGCGGCACCCGCGGAGCACCGGGCGCAAGCCGGGATCCGGACCGAGGACCACTCCCGCGTCGACGGCTCGCCCGCGGTGGAGTGCCCGCCCGCCGGCGAGGGACGCGGCCTCCAGCTGCTGGGCCTGCTCGTCGACCTGGGCGCTGAGATCGGCGCGACGGCCGCGCGGCGGGCGGACGAGATGCTCACCGCGGCGATCGCGTCGCGCGAGGTCATCGACCAGGCCAAGGGCGCCGCGATGCTCGCCTACGGGCTCGACGGCCCGGCGGCGTTCGAGCTGCTGCGGTGGCACTCCGAGCACCTGAACGTCAAGGTGCGCACCGTGGCGGAGCGGATGCTCAGCGCGCTGCCCGGCCGCCGGCGCGACACCGACCCGCGGGACCTGCTGGACGGCGCCCTCGCGAGCCTCGTCGACGCGGGCGCGCACGCCGACGGGGCGGGACGCACGGCCGACGCGCCGGCGCCCCTGGTCGTGCGGCACCGCCTGGACGGCCGGTCGGTGCTTGTGGCGCTCGACGGGGAGGCCGACGCCGCGACCGCGCCGGCGCTCGTCGCCGGGTTCGCGGACGCCCTGCGGGCCGTGCCGCCCCGCGGCATGCTCGTCGTCGACGCGTCGCACCTGCGCCGGCTCGGCCCGGTCGCCGCCCTGCACCTGGCGCGCCTGCGCCGGCGCTGCGACAACGCGGGCGTCGCGCTGCGGATCCTGCCGCCCGCCGGGGGCCGTCCCGAGATGCGGGGACCCGCCGCACGCAGCAGCATGTGA
- a CDS encoding TetR/AcrR family transcriptional regulator: MSSAKRPVRPRPETLERRRRILTAAMTTFGSKGYNNGPLTEIAEQVGMTHAGILHHFGSKDQLLVEVLRFRDQSDVEGLAEQHIPGGIELFRHLVRTAFANEERPGIVQAYAVLSAESVTDDHPARAYFEERYRTLRAEIADAFREVCAERGVTEPDTVGRAAAAILAVMDGLQVQWLLARDDVELARTSEFAIEALVAAVVQPQEPVVGTGRG, translated from the coding sequence ATGAGCTCGGCGAAGCGGCCCGTCCGGCCGCGCCCGGAGACCCTGGAGCGCCGGCGGCGCATCCTGACCGCCGCCATGACGACGTTCGGCAGCAAGGGCTACAACAACGGCCCGCTCACGGAGATCGCCGAGCAGGTCGGCATGACGCACGCGGGGATCCTCCACCACTTCGGGTCCAAGGACCAGCTCCTCGTCGAGGTGCTGCGCTTCCGCGACCAGTCCGACGTCGAGGGGCTCGCCGAGCAGCACATCCCCGGCGGCATCGAGCTGTTCCGCCACCTCGTGCGGACCGCGTTCGCCAACGAGGAGCGGCCCGGCATCGTCCAGGCCTACGCGGTGCTGTCCGCCGAGTCCGTGACCGACGACCACCCCGCGCGCGCGTACTTCGAGGAGCGCTACCGCACGCTGCGCGCCGAGATCGCCGACGCGTTCCGGGAGGTCTGCGCCGAGCGCGGCGTGACCGAGCCCGACACGGTTGGCCGTGCCGCCGCCGCCATCCTCGCGGTCATGGACGGGCTCCAGGTGCAGTGGCTGCTGGCCCGCGACGACGTGGAGCTGGCGCGGACCAGCGAGTTCGCGATCGAGGCGCTGGTCGCGGCGGTCGTGCAGCCGCAGGAGCCCGTCGTCGGCACCGGGCGCGGCTGA
- a CDS encoding ABC transporter substrate-binding protein produces the protein MRVKYPAVALGVAAALALTACSGGSGGAGDEGSSTGGTGAPLTIAKPDGAIATESNNPWVGDASGMKLGYINAILEPLGFVNLIDPSDDVTPWLAQEITWNDDYTAVTLVARDGVTWNDGEDFTADDIAYTFTLLKDKPELDNAALGIEDVALDGDTVTISFAASMFAKQDKVLHKLIVPKHIWEDVADPATDPNLEPVGTGPYVLSQFSSQSVELTARDDYWGGELAAPTLYYVSYNDNTALTTALANGEADWAQAFIPNVQSAYLDKDDANVYWAAAGLGIDAMFVNTQTKPFSDVAFRQAMNLVVDRTKHQAIAREGGVPELTSVTGLPTPAGDPFIADDFAGETYGVDVDGAKEILTDAGYTWDGDALVDPDGEPVTFELSVPQGWSDYVTGISLIADSAKELGVEATVDTPDADTWWAMKSEGDFQAILHWTDTGATPYDLYSDIMDGRWLKPLGEAADYNFGRFDSPEATAALDTYATATDDAARAEALAEVQEIFVEQVPALPIGTRPFIGEYNTRSYVGWPGEDDPYANPDPTQPTAALILTSLEPAS, from the coding sequence ATGAGGGTGAAGTACCCGGCGGTCGCGCTCGGCGTGGCCGCCGCCCTGGCACTGACGGCCTGCTCCGGCGGGTCGGGCGGGGCGGGCGACGAGGGCAGCAGCACCGGCGGCACCGGGGCCCCGCTGACCATCGCCAAGCCGGACGGCGCCATCGCCACCGAGTCGAACAACCCGTGGGTCGGCGACGCCTCGGGCATGAAGCTCGGCTACATCAACGCGATCCTGGAGCCGCTGGGGTTCGTCAACCTCATCGACCCCAGCGACGACGTCACGCCGTGGCTCGCCCAGGAGATCACCTGGAACGACGACTACACCGCGGTCACGCTCGTGGCCCGCGACGGCGTCACCTGGAACGACGGCGAGGACTTCACCGCCGACGACATCGCGTACACGTTCACGCTGCTCAAGGACAAGCCGGAGCTCGACAACGCGGCGCTCGGCATCGAGGACGTCGCGCTCGACGGGGACACCGTCACGATCTCCTTCGCCGCGTCGATGTTCGCCAAGCAGGACAAGGTCCTGCACAAGCTCATCGTCCCGAAGCACATCTGGGAGGACGTCGCCGACCCGGCCACGGACCCGAACCTCGAGCCCGTCGGCACCGGCCCCTACGTGCTGTCGCAGTTCTCCTCGCAGAGCGTCGAGCTCACCGCGCGGGACGACTACTGGGGCGGGGAGCTGGCCGCGCCGACGCTCTACTACGTGTCGTACAACGACAACACCGCGCTCACCACGGCGCTGGCCAACGGCGAGGCCGACTGGGCGCAGGCGTTCATCCCCAACGTGCAGTCCGCGTACCTCGACAAGGACGACGCGAACGTCTACTGGGCGGCCGCGGGCCTCGGCATCGACGCGATGTTCGTCAACACGCAGACCAAGCCGTTCAGCGACGTCGCGTTCCGCCAGGCGATGAACCTCGTCGTCGACCGCACCAAGCACCAGGCGATCGCGCGGGAGGGCGGCGTGCCGGAGCTCACCTCGGTGACCGGCCTGCCCACCCCCGCGGGCGACCCGTTCATCGCCGACGACTTCGCCGGCGAGACGTACGGCGTCGACGTCGACGGCGCGAAGGAGATCCTCACGGACGCCGGCTACACCTGGGACGGCGACGCTCTCGTCGACCCCGACGGCGAGCCCGTCACGTTCGAGCTGAGCGTCCCGCAGGGCTGGAGCGACTACGTCACCGGCATCTCGCTGATCGCCGACTCGGCCAAGGAGCTGGGCGTCGAGGCCACGGTCGACACCCCGGACGCCGACACCTGGTGGGCCATGAAGTCCGAGGGCGACTTCCAGGCGATCCTGCACTGGACCGACACCGGCGCCACGCCGTACGACCTGTACAGCGACATCATGGACGGCCGGTGGCTGAAGCCGCTCGGCGAGGCCGCGGACTACAACTTCGGGCGGTTCGACAGCCCGGAGGCCACGGCCGCGCTCGACACCTACGCCACCGCGACGGACGACGCCGCGCGCGCCGAGGCCCTGGCGGAGGTCCAGGAGATCTTCGT
- a CDS encoding GntR family transcriptional regulator has protein sequence MTELRVDVSAATPVYEQIRAQVAGLVALGTLTPGERLPASRDLARDLGIAVGTVQRAYRELEAAGVVTSRRRVGTVVAGPEAGTAPAHRRDAADGRDGAHGTPTLLDDVRALVRRARAEGLTDGALLTLVRGAQVDPSPDRSHPPGVLRLEGDRGLVGPPPA, from the coding sequence GTGACGGAGCTGCGGGTCGACGTCTCCGCCGCGACGCCCGTCTACGAGCAGATCCGGGCCCAGGTCGCGGGCCTCGTCGCGCTCGGCACCCTGACTCCGGGCGAGCGCCTGCCCGCCTCCCGCGACCTCGCGCGCGACCTCGGCATCGCGGTCGGCACCGTGCAACGCGCCTACCGGGAGCTCGAGGCGGCCGGCGTGGTGACGTCGCGGCGCCGCGTCGGGACCGTCGTCGCGGGTCCGGAGGCCGGCACGGCCCCTGCGCACCGGCGGGACGCCGCGGACGGCCGGGACGGCGCGCACGGCACACCGACGCTGCTGGACGACGTGCGCGCGCTCGTCCGCAGGGCCCGCGCCGAGGGGCTCACCGACGGCGCACTGCTCACGCTCGTGCGGGGCGCGCAGGTCGACCCGTCGCCGGACCGGTCGCACCCACCGGGTGTGCTGCGGCTCGAGGGCGACCGGGGCCTCGTCGGGCCTCCCCCGGCCTAG
- the leuD gene encoding 3-isopropylmalate dehydratase small subunit: protein MEKFTQHTGVGVPLRRSNVDTDQIIPAVYLKRVTRTGFEDALFAAWRNDPEFLLNQDAYKAGSVLVAGPDFGTGSSREHAVWALKDYGFRVVLSARFADIFRGNSGKQGLLAAQVAQEDIELIWKILETKPGTEVTVDLGTRTVTCDDVVVPFQVDDYTRWRLMEGLDDIGLTLQHEGEITAFEATRDAWRPKTLPAKHLPPVEIKAARPVEVAIGRRPGL, encoded by the coding sequence ATGGAGAAGTTCACCCAGCACACCGGCGTCGGCGTCCCGCTGCGCCGCAGCAACGTCGACACCGACCAGATCATCCCGGCCGTCTACCTCAAGCGGGTGACCCGCACGGGGTTCGAGGACGCGCTGTTCGCCGCGTGGCGGAACGACCCGGAGTTCCTGCTCAACCAGGACGCGTACAAGGCGGGCTCGGTGCTGGTCGCCGGCCCCGACTTCGGCACCGGGTCCTCCCGCGAGCACGCCGTGTGGGCGCTGAAGGACTACGGATTCCGGGTCGTCCTGTCCGCCCGGTTCGCCGACATCTTCCGCGGCAACTCCGGCAAGCAGGGGCTGCTCGCGGCCCAGGTCGCGCAGGAGGACATCGAGCTGATCTGGAAGATCCTCGAGACCAAGCCGGGCACCGAGGTGACCGTGGACCTCGGCACCCGCACCGTCACGTGCGACGACGTCGTGGTGCCGTTCCAGGTGGACGACTACACGCGCTGGCGCCTCATGGAGGGCTTGGACGACATCGGCCTCACGCTGCAGCACGAGGGCGAGATCACGGCGTTCGAGGCCACCCGGGACGCCTGGCGCCCGAAGACGCTGCCGGCCAAGCACCTGCCCCCGGTCGAGATCAAGGCCGCCCGCCCGGTCGAGGTCGCGATCGGCCGCCGCCCCGGCCTCTGA
- a CDS encoding GAF and ANTAR domain-containing protein: MTVAEPTVPTPGGSLAHAPAADAEAWRTGILDELHGLLVATVPVDALLDAIVRRAADRGGPGSSAAITVRLEGQSTVAAAADERAAACDRAEQAAGDGPCLEAARVGRRLTVPDVAGEQRWPAWRAETVRVGFLAAAALPATVVPRSALELAIDLYRTTPGEWDEDVLDDVARLADDAARAVVVAARAEEQARLNTDLRQAMASRAVIDQALGVVMAQNRCGPEEAFAILRRASQHRNSKMRDVAGEIVAQVSGTQAHSPHEFRDRPRS; encoded by the coding sequence GTGACGGTGGCCGAGCCGACCGTCCCGACGCCCGGCGGGTCGCTCGCGCACGCCCCGGCCGCGGACGCCGAGGCGTGGCGGACCGGGATCCTCGACGAGCTCCACGGCCTGCTCGTCGCCACGGTCCCGGTGGACGCGCTGCTCGACGCGATCGTGCGGCGCGCGGCGGACCGCGGCGGCCCCGGGTCGTCCGCCGCGATCACCGTGCGGCTCGAGGGGCAGTCGACCGTGGCCGCGGCCGCCGACGAGCGTGCGGCGGCGTGCGACCGGGCGGAGCAGGCCGCGGGCGACGGCCCGTGCCTGGAGGCCGCGCGCGTCGGGCGGCGCCTCACCGTCCCGGACGTCGCCGGGGAGCAGCGGTGGCCGGCGTGGCGCGCCGAGACGGTGCGCGTGGGCTTTCTCGCCGCGGCCGCGCTCCCGGCGACCGTCGTGCCCCGCAGCGCGCTCGAGCTCGCGATCGACCTGTACCGGACCACGCCCGGCGAGTGGGACGAGGACGTCCTGGACGACGTCGCGCGCCTCGCCGACGACGCCGCGCGGGCCGTGGTGGTCGCCGCGCGCGCCGAGGAGCAGGCCCGCCTCAACACCGACCTGCGCCAGGCGATGGCGTCGCGCGCGGTCATCGACCAGGCCCTCGGCGTGGTGATGGCGCAGAACCGCTGCGGCCCGGAGGAGGCGTTCGCGATCCTGCGGCGGGCGTCGCAGCACCGGAACAGCAAGATGCGGGACGTCGCCGGCGAGATCGTCGCGCAGGTGTCCGGGACGCAGGCGCACAGCCCGCACGAGTTTCGCGACCGGCCGCGGAGCTGA
- a CDS encoding lysophospholipid acyltransferase family protein gives MHPPRANRAYRNVARVLRPVLYAITRRDWRGAEHLPAGGFIAAGNHMTNVDPVTFAHFLYDNGVAPKILAKSSLFSVPVVGWVLRTSGQIPVYRNTSQAGDSLRAAEQALREGECVAVFPEGTLTRDPDLWPMVAKTGVARLALTTRVPVVPIAQWGPQLLLGRYAKVFKPIPPKRVTVLAGPPVDLADLYDRPLDAATLREATARVMAAITALLADVRGETPPERPYDMRRAGGGAGAAGPAAPTADGAA, from the coding sequence GTGCACCCGCCCCGCGCCAACCGCGCCTACCGCAACGTCGCCCGTGTGCTGCGACCCGTGCTGTACGCGATCACGCGTCGCGACTGGCGCGGCGCCGAGCACCTCCCGGCGGGCGGGTTCATCGCCGCGGGCAACCACATGACGAACGTCGACCCGGTCACCTTCGCGCACTTCCTGTACGACAACGGGGTCGCGCCGAAGATCCTCGCGAAGTCGTCGCTGTTCTCGGTGCCGGTGGTGGGCTGGGTGCTGCGGACCAGCGGCCAGATCCCGGTGTACCGGAACACCTCCCAGGCCGGCGACTCCCTGCGGGCCGCCGAGCAGGCGCTGCGGGAGGGGGAGTGCGTCGCGGTCTTCCCCGAGGGCACGCTCACGCGCGACCCGGACCTGTGGCCGATGGTGGCGAAGACCGGCGTCGCCCGCCTCGCGCTGACGACCCGCGTCCCCGTCGTGCCGATCGCGCAGTGGGGGCCGCAGCTGCTGCTCGGCCGCTACGCGAAGGTGTTCAAGCCGATCCCCCCGAAGCGCGTGACCGTGCTGGCCGGACCGCCCGTCGACCTCGCGGACCTGTACGACCGCCCGCTGGACGCCGCGACGCTGCGCGAGGCGACCGCCCGGGTGATGGCGGCGATCACCGCGCTGCTGGCCGACGTGCGCGGCGAGACGCCCCCCGAGCGGCCGTACGACATGCGCCGCGCCGGGGGCGGCGCCGGGGCGGCCGGGCCTGCCGCCCCCACGGCGGACGGGGCCGCGTGA
- a CDS encoding NAD(P)H-dependent glycerol-3-phosphate dehydrogenase: MTRAAVLGAGAWGTTFAAVLADAGCDVTVWGRDAAVCAEIAGSRRNERYLPGVDLPARVTADPDPVAAVAGADVVAVAVPSQSARATLAPLAGRLDPGAVAVSLMKGVELATDRRMSEVVAEALDLEPARVAVLSGPNLASEIAARQPTATVVASSDAGTAERVAAACASGYFRPYTNDDVVGVELCGAVKNVIALAVGISQGRGLGYNTMATVITRGLVEITRLGLALGARAETFPGLAGMGDLMATCASPDSRNHRLGLRIGQGMTLDEAVTATGGTAEGVKSSRSVLDLAERAGVEMPITAAVVQVLHEGLPVDALAPLLLGRPRKAEGL, translated from the coding sequence GTGACGCGCGCTGCCGTCCTCGGCGCCGGCGCGTGGGGCACGACGTTCGCGGCCGTGCTCGCCGACGCGGGCTGCGACGTCACCGTCTGGGGGCGCGACGCCGCCGTGTGCGCCGAGATCGCCGGGTCGCGCCGCAACGAGCGGTACCTGCCGGGGGTCGACCTGCCCGCGCGCGTGACGGCCGACCCGGACCCGGTCGCCGCGGTGGCGGGCGCGGACGTCGTCGCCGTCGCGGTGCCGTCGCAGTCCGCCCGGGCGACGCTCGCCCCGCTGGCCGGCCGCCTCGACCCGGGCGCCGTCGCGGTCTCCCTCATGAAGGGGGTCGAGCTGGCGACGGACCGCCGGATGAGCGAGGTCGTGGCCGAGGCGCTCGACCTGGAGCCGGCCCGGGTGGCGGTGCTGTCGGGCCCGAACCTCGCCTCGGAGATCGCCGCCCGCCAGCCGACGGCCACCGTCGTCGCGTCGTCGGACGCCGGCACCGCCGAGCGCGTCGCCGCCGCGTGCGCGTCCGGGTACTTCCGGCCCTACACCAACGACGACGTGGTGGGCGTCGAGCTGTGCGGGGCGGTGAAGAACGTCATCGCGCTCGCGGTCGGGATCTCCCAGGGCCGCGGCCTGGGCTACAACACGATGGCGACCGTCATCACGCGCGGCCTCGTGGAGATCACGCGTCTCGGCCTGGCGCTCGGTGCGAGGGCGGAGACGTTCCCGGGCCTCGCGGGCATGGGTGACCTCATGGCGACGTGCGCGTCGCCGGACTCCCGCAACCACCGCCTGGGCCTGCGCATCGGCCAGGGGATGACGCTCGACGAGGCGGTCACGGCCACCGGCGGCACCGCGGAGGGCGTGAAGTCCTCGCGCTCGGTGCTGGACCTCGCGGAGCGCGCGGGCGTCGAGATGCCGATCACCGCGGCCGTCGTGCAGGTGCTGCACGAGGGTCTGCCGGTGGACGCCCTGGCGCCGCTGCTGCTGGGACGCCCGCGCAAGGCGGAGGGCCTCTAG